One region of Bacillus pumilus genomic DNA includes:
- a CDS encoding T7SS effector LXG polymorphic toxin produces the protein MKILDAPSLLSAVEQRSKAYHELQEEMKLVKKALKGVSGLGDEFTGKGADNIKAFYNDLALYADTYLDFIDMQKAFLDGVKGKLDDESLGGSTFIDEHFLDAQLKQGIQNNKDMVKEQKEALSTIFDDISDLIELHTFSSKEVNEHLDDANKKRKETIDALHKIDHELKTEYAKSEAIENHLKTFYAKMMAATGKGKNAQPMYYDAKAFHETDVYKNHDKIDAQVKAYLKVKKEEKEKRRIKELKEKLNDPSCISEAKYFEIVDEIGYENLSYDQKMYYSQLLQIKAQEEASEVFVDSVKGAAVGLYDVAKDTVTGIYDLVTDPGGAVESVITAVSHPIETSKAIGKSISDSFQKEVIDGDAYSRSHWFAYATGSLAEIVFGSKGAGAITKTGTTAAKTTVKKGLEQGAKSLDRVSIPNLLPYSPKFQMAGGPKLPYNVFDGENLKNKLLSMAKRLDNNSGYGISKTGRRLPAPKSPPAVVSYGDHYVRWKRKKVLKPNVVYSTKQGYTYTTDHYGRIVKVEASDLKYGEVKRNQYAQSNSGKPDRLLDDDGGHLIASIFKGSGDIDNLVPMNSQINRSGGKWYQLEQEWLAALRKDPPETVSVSLESIRYEGDSMRPSLFKIKYKIGDRRVKKVTIENKSGG, from the coding sequence ATGAAAATATTAGATGCTCCATCTTTACTATCAGCTGTCGAACAGAGGTCAAAGGCCTATCATGAGCTTCAAGAAGAGATGAAACTTGTGAAAAAAGCATTAAAAGGTGTATCGGGATTAGGTGATGAGTTTACTGGAAAAGGTGCAGATAATATCAAAGCTTTTTATAATGATCTTGCACTATACGCAGACACTTATCTTGATTTTATCGATATGCAAAAGGCTTTTTTAGATGGAGTGAAAGGAAAGCTGGATGATGAATCATTAGGCGGGAGTACATTTATTGATGAGCACTTCCTTGATGCTCAATTGAAGCAAGGCATTCAGAACAATAAAGATATGGTCAAGGAACAAAAAGAAGCTCTTTCCACTATTTTTGACGATATCAGTGATTTAATTGAATTACACACATTTTCAAGTAAAGAGGTCAATGAACATTTAGACGATGCGAACAAAAAAAGAAAAGAGACAATTGATGCTTTACATAAAATAGATCATGAGCTAAAAACAGAATACGCAAAATCAGAAGCGATTGAGAATCACCTCAAAACTTTTTATGCAAAGATGATGGCTGCTACAGGAAAAGGAAAGAACGCTCAGCCCATGTATTATGATGCAAAAGCATTTCATGAGACAGATGTGTACAAGAATCATGATAAAATCGATGCACAGGTGAAAGCATATTTAAAAGTGAAAAAAGAAGAAAAAGAGAAACGAAGAATTAAAGAATTGAAAGAAAAGCTCAATGATCCTTCGTGTATATCAGAAGCGAAATACTTTGAGATTGTAGACGAAATTGGATATGAAAATCTTTCTTACGATCAAAAAATGTATTATAGCCAGCTTCTCCAAATCAAAGCGCAGGAAGAAGCATCAGAGGTATTCGTTGATAGTGTAAAAGGTGCTGCAGTTGGTCTATATGATGTGGCCAAAGATACAGTGACCGGAATATATGATCTTGTGACAGACCCTGGTGGTGCCGTAGAATCAGTCATTACGGCTGTTTCTCATCCAATTGAAACATCGAAAGCGATTGGAAAATCAATTTCAGACTCATTCCAAAAAGAAGTCATCGATGGTGATGCGTATTCTCGATCACACTGGTTCGCCTATGCGACTGGTTCACTAGCAGAAATCGTCTTTGGTTCTAAAGGGGCAGGAGCCATTACAAAAACGGGGACAACCGCGGCGAAAACAACAGTGAAGAAAGGGCTTGAACAAGGAGCAAAATCATTAGACAGAGTCTCTATTCCGAATCTATTGCCGTACTCACCAAAGTTTCAAATGGCTGGTGGACCGAAGCTTCCGTACAATGTATTTGACGGCGAAAATCTCAAAAATAAACTCCTCTCCATGGCAAAGCGTCTCGACAACAATTCAGGCTACGGAATCTCTAAGACAGGCAGACGATTACCAGCACCTAAATCACCACCGGCTGTTGTCAGTTACGGAGATCACTATGTGAGATGGAAACGTAAAAAAGTATTAAAACCAAATGTCGTTTATTCAACAAAGCAAGGCTACACCTACACAACCGATCACTACGGACGTATTGTCAAAGTTGAAGCAAGTGATTTAAAATACGGAGAGGTCAAAAGAAACCAATACGCCCAATCTAATTCAGGTAAGCCAGATCGATTACTGGATGATGATGGTGGTCATTTAATTGCCTCTATTTTTAAAGGGTCTGGGGATATTGATAATCTTGTGCCGATGAATTCACAGATTAATCGAAGCGGTGGGAAATGGTATCAATTGGAACAAGAGTGGTTGGCAGCTTTGAGGAAAGACCCACCTGAGACTGTGTCAGTTTCCTTAGAAAGTATAAGATATGAAGGAGATTCTATGCGGCCCTCTTTATTTAAAATTAAATATAAAATTGGTGATCGGAGAGTTAAAAAGGTAACGATTGAAAATAAGTCAGGAGGTTAA
- a CDS encoding antitoxin YezG family protein, whose product MEMEPSNEVYQEILNTINDIIPVDWENVLLYAEILNDSREVYFFFNTNKQQKYMYSHDIPDIFDVSENIYDDLLINLQDSFKKLRDEFKINNQEIWTNLTLKIKNRNQFVIDFNYDDVLNSHYNTYQRMAIWEYENLGILPENEEDREVVLEFINNKEENN is encoded by the coding sequence ATGGAGATGGAACCATCGAATGAAGTTTATCAAGAAATTTTGAATACAATAAATGATATAATACCTGTTGATTGGGAGAATGTTTTGCTATATGCAGAAATTCTGAATGACTCTCGAGAAGTTTATTTTTTCTTTAATACAAACAAACAACAAAAATATATGTATTCTCATGATATTCCTGATATATTTGACGTCAGTGAAAATATATATGATGACTTATTAATTAATTTACAGGATTCTTTCAAAAAACTGAGAGATGAATTTAAAATCAACAATCAAGAAATTTGGACAAATTTAACACTAAAGATTAAGAATAGGAATCAATTTGTCATAGATTTTAATTATGATGATGTATTGAACTCCCATTACAATACCTATCAACGAATGGCTATTTGGGAATATGAAAATTTGGGAATTCTCCCTGAAAATGAGGAAGATAGAGAAGTTGTGTTGGAGTTTATTAATAACAAAGAAGAAAACAACTAA
- a CDS encoding YolD-like family protein: protein MLRKKWTAMMLPEHVAQLNHDLAETKKIDKPIIDERQTEEFELTIAYAINVNKPLTFQFLINVYSQLLQIKARKKHQRYSLTV from the coding sequence ATGCTTAGAAAAAAATGGACTGCGATGATGTTACCTGAGCATGTTGCACAACTTAACCATGATTTAGCAGAAACGAAAAAAATAGATAAACCAATTATAGATGAACGACAAACAGAAGAATTCGAATTAACAATTGCTTATGCAATAAATGTTAACAAGCCTTTGACTTTTCAATTTTTGATTAATGTATACAGCCAGCTGCTTCAAATCAAAGCGAGGAAGAAGCATCAGAGGTATTCGTTGACAGTGTAA
- a CDS encoding DNA/RNA non-specific endonuclease — protein MAKDTVVGIYDLVTDPGGAVESVITAVSHPIETSKAIGKSISDSFQKEVIDGDAYSRSDWFAYATGSLAEIVFGSKGTGAITKTGPTAAKTTVKKGLEQGAKSIDRVSIPNLLPYSPKFQMAGGPKLPYNVFDGENLKNKLLSMAKRLDNNSGYGISKTGRRLPAPKSPPTVVSYGDHYVRWKRKKVLKPNVVYSTKQGYTYTTDHYGRIVKVEASDLKYGEVKRNQYAQSNSGKPDRLLDDDGGHLIASIFKGSGDIDNLLPMNSQINRSGGKWYTMEQRWLKALNSNPPKQVAVSIEPIYKGDSLRRLVSLWSIKLENVILKHLLRINLEVKTQWKN, from the coding sequence GTGGCCAAAGATACAGTAGTTGGCATTTACGATCTCGTAACAGATCCTGGTGGTGCCGTAGAATCAGTCATTACGGCTGTTTCTCATCCAATTGAAACATCGAAAGCGATTGGAAAATCGATTTCAGACTCATTCCAAAAAGAAGTCATAGATGGTGATGCGTATTCTCGTTCAGACTGGTTCGCCTATGCAACTGGTTCACTAGCAGAAATTGTCTTTGGTTCTAAAGGGACAGGAGCCATCACAAAAACGGGGCCAACGGCGGCCAAAACAACGGTGAAGAAAGGGCTTGAACAAGGAGCAAAATCAATAGACAGAGTCTCTATTCCGAATCTATTGCCGTACTCACCAAAGTTTCAAATGGCTGGTGGACCGAAGCTACCGTATAACGTTTTTGACGGGGAAAATCTTAAAAATAAACTCCTCTCCATGGCAAAGCGTCTCGACAACAATTCAGGCTACGGAATCTCTAAGACAGGTAGACGATTACCAGCACCCAAATCACCGCCAACCGTTGTCAGTTACGGAGATCACTATGTAAGGTGGAAACGTAAAAAAGTATTAAAACCAAATGTTGTTTATTCAACAAAGCAAGGGTACACCTACACAACCGATCACTACGGACGTATTGTCAAAGTTGAAGCAAGTGATTTAAAATACGGAGAGGTCAAAAGAAACCAATACGCCCAATCTAATTCAGGTAAGCCAGATCGATTACTGGATGATGATGGTGGGCATTTAATTGCGTCTATTTTTAAAGGTTCAGGTGATATTGATAACCTGCTTCCGATGAATTCACAGATTAATCGTAGTGGTGGGAAATGGTACACTATGGAGCAACGGTGGTTGAAAGCTTTAAATTCAAACCCACCTAAACAAGTAGCAGTGAGCATTGAACCTATCTATAAAGGAGATTCATTACGACGGTTAGTTTCTCTGTGGAGTATAAAATTGGAGAACGTTATTCTCAAGCATTTATTAAGAATCAACCTGGAGGTTAAAACTCAATGGAAGAATTAG
- a CDS encoding immunity protein YezG family protein, protein MEELEINYKKIAESINELIPCDWDKVWMYAEILDDSAEIVFYFNEQNEKEYVNGHQIPHKYNVSKSTYIHLLYELSEIFEELKKTYIQNDLGAWTTATLQLDVSGKFTIDFGYEDVYSLGIDNVQRIAVWEYENFGFLPDDEEDKEAVLNYLKNKDNN, encoded by the coding sequence ATGGAAGAATTAGAAATAAACTATAAAAAAATAGCAGAATCAATTAATGAATTAATACCATGTGATTGGGATAAAGTTTGGATGTATGCAGAAATACTTGATGATTCGGCTGAGATAGTGTTTTATTTTAATGAGCAAAATGAAAAAGAATATGTAAATGGACATCAAATTCCTCATAAATATAATGTAAGTAAGTCAACATACATCCACTTATTATACGAACTTAGTGAAATTTTTGAAGAGTTGAAAAAGACATATATACAAAATGATTTAGGTGCTTGGACAACAGCTACTCTCCAATTAGATGTTTCAGGGAAATTCACTATTGATTTTGGATACGAAGATGTTTATTCTTTAGGAATTGACAATGTACAAAGAATAGCAGTTTGGGAATATGAAAATTTCGGATTTTTACCCGACGATGAGGAAGATAAAGAAGCTGTATTAAATTATTTAAAAAATAAAGACAACAACTAA
- a CDS encoding macro domain-containing protein, which yields MIKTVDGNILEASEDIICHQVNCKGVMGAGLAKQIKSKYPNVHKEYKQLCTEHGDDLLSSVQLIKTTDGKTIANLFAQAGYGRTRKQTDYDALRSCFQHLKDTVTQSPEEKNQTSIAIPYGIGCGLAGGDWTIVEEMMEEVLGDCEVTVYRFR from the coding sequence ATGATCAAAACAGTGGATGGCAACATTTTAGAGGCAAGTGAAGACATCATCTGTCACCAGGTGAACTGTAAAGGGGTCATGGGTGCTGGATTAGCCAAACAAATCAAAAGCAAATATCCCAATGTGCACAAAGAGTATAAACAATTATGTACAGAACATGGAGATGACTTGTTAAGCTCCGTTCAACTCATCAAAACAACTGACGGAAAAACTATTGCCAACTTATTTGCCCAAGCTGGGTATGGAAGAACAAGAAAGCAAACCGACTACGATGCTTTACGCAGCTGCTTTCAACACCTAAAGGATACAGTGACACAATCACCTGAAGAGAAAAACCAAACGTCCATCGCCATTCCATACGGGATTGGCTGCGGATTGGCTGGCGGCGATTGGACGATTGTTGAAGAGATGATGGAAGAAGTACTGGGTGATTGTGAAGTGACGGTTTATCGGTTTAGATAA
- a CDS encoding GNAT family N-acetyltransferase, whose product MNPLETNRLILRPFCNEDAAGMLEYLSNPRVNCFLADRISSLEEALAIVQKRKKDHSYVAVCLKESGQIIGELFHLKEEPDTYSIGWNFNEAYEGKGYARESAEAFLSYLFVEKGARRLYAYVEDDNVRSQALCERLGMRREGLFLEFISFTTYEDGTPKYENTYQYALLKKEWEQRHSL is encoded by the coding sequence ATGAATCCATTAGAAACGAATCGTTTAATTCTTAGACCGTTTTGCAATGAAGATGCGGCAGGGATGCTTGAGTATTTGTCTAATCCAAGAGTAAATTGTTTTCTCGCTGATCGAATTTCTTCATTAGAAGAAGCTTTGGCTATAGTGCAAAAGAGAAAAAAAGACCATTCATATGTAGCGGTTTGTTTGAAAGAAAGTGGGCAGATTATTGGTGAGTTGTTTCATTTAAAAGAGGAGCCTGATACGTATTCAATCGGCTGGAATTTCAATGAAGCATATGAAGGGAAGGGGTATGCACGAGAGAGTGCTGAAGCATTTTTGTCCTATTTATTTGTAGAAAAGGGAGCAAGGCGGCTTTATGCCTATGTAGAAGATGATAATGTCCGTTCGCAGGCATTATGTGAGCGTTTAGGCATGCGGAGAGAAGGCCTTTTTCTTGAGTTTATTTCATTTACTACATATGAGGATGGCACCCCTAAATATGAAAACACGTACCAATATGCTTTACTAAAAAAGGAATGGGAGCAGCGTCACTCTCTATAG
- a CDS encoding undecaprenyl-diphosphatase, whose product MQGYNEDLFRWVNQLSIDHGYLNPIFIGLAEYTVLLAALTCLFIWFQNRSRTNRGMVVSAGLTFILAELMGKIAGIFYSNQQPFAEMSHVNLLIQKEVNNSFPSDHTIFIFSICLIFWLFHKRHVYWLIIACAVGFSRIWVGVHYPFDVLAGAVIASLTAVAVVYLPICQRSVNAILSCYEWLEQKIVRKRTK is encoded by the coding sequence ATGCAGGGATATAATGAAGATTTATTTAGGTGGGTGAATCAGCTCAGTATCGATCATGGTTATTTGAATCCGATATTCATTGGACTAGCTGAATATACTGTGCTGTTAGCAGCGCTCACGTGTCTGTTCATATGGTTTCAAAATCGAAGTAGAACCAATAGGGGGATGGTTGTATCTGCCGGACTTACTTTCATATTGGCAGAGTTAATGGGGAAAATTGCAGGAATTTTTTATTCCAACCAGCAGCCCTTTGCCGAAATGAGTCATGTCAATCTTTTGATTCAAAAGGAAGTGAATAACTCTTTTCCGAGTGATCATACCATCTTTATTTTTTCTATATGTCTGATCTTTTGGCTTTTTCACAAACGCCATGTTTATTGGCTGATCATAGCGTGCGCTGTTGGTTTTTCAAGGATTTGGGTAGGTGTCCATTATCCATTTGATGTCTTAGCAGGTGCTGTCATAGCGAGTTTAACAGCGGTCGCTGTTGTCTATTTGCCGATATGCCAAAGGAGCGTGAATGCCATTTTGTCATGTTATGAGTGGCTTGAGCAGAAAATTGTAAGGAAGAGAACAAAATAA
- a CDS encoding iron chaperone, whose amino-acid sequence MHVFEEYVGNIGNPELKQRTQDILQWILDTFPQLEPKIAWNQPMFTDHGTFIIGFSVAKHHISVAPEGKGIDHFSADIVQAGYDHGKKMFRMKESLPVDYPLLKKIIEFNIEDKADCSTFWRK is encoded by the coding sequence ATGCATGTGTTTGAAGAATATGTAGGCAATATTGGTAATCCAGAGCTGAAGCAGCGCACGCAAGACATTTTACAATGGATATTAGACACATTCCCTCAATTAGAGCCAAAAATTGCTTGGAATCAGCCCATGTTCACAGACCATGGCACATTTATTATTGGGTTTAGCGTGGCAAAACATCACATTTCAGTCGCACCAGAAGGAAAAGGAATTGATCACTTTTCAGCTGACATTGTACAAGCGGGTTACGACCATGGAAAAAAGATGTTTCGCATGAAGGAAAGCTTGCCAGTTGATTATCCTCTCCTAAAGAAAATCATCGAATTTAATATCGAAGACAAAGCGGATTGTTCAACGTTTTGGCGAAAATAA
- a CDS encoding BclA C-terminal domain-containing protein has protein sequence MPNNQSLDGFTASGGNTIFTVPVSGRYFITYQVNTNAALLAGTRLVNSGSAIPGSILTPALSASTYNVSLITTLAAGNQISLQIFGLVATVVLLGGGSVGAALTIIRLE, from the coding sequence TTGCCTAATAATCAGAGTTTAGATGGTTTTACGGCAAGTGGTGGAAATACGATTTTTACAGTGCCAGTCTCGGGTCGCTATTTCATCACTTATCAAGTGAACACAAATGCAGCGCTGCTTGCTGGAACAAGGCTGGTTAACAGCGGATCTGCCATTCCTGGTTCTATATTAACACCCGCTTTATCGGCATCTACCTACAACGTATCACTCATTACAACACTTGCAGCAGGTAACCAAATTTCTCTCCAAATTTTCGGTTTAGTCGCAACAGTGGTGTTACTTGGGGGAGGTTCTGTTGGAGCGGCACTTACCATCATACGATTGGAATAA
- a CDS encoding tetratricopeptide repeat protein yields the protein MSKIPVAELASLLNDWNMEIKKDHADEAERLFAKAKQAVEEIDDADILMYYSLLEKRHHILMYNLRGQKGSVSTKSMEGLHGKKEDDLSNRLAYYFDFYEGVYEQHQGNYEVALQMYQSAEKLLDKIPSEIERADFDFKVAWLYYRLSHIMLSLSYIRRALHVYKRHKHYERRTALSYSLIAANQTEIGRYEEALENYRLAEDVLTSEQDDFMLAQLHHNVAILYSFWNKPKESIRHLEKALSHQEYYESDFFFHSTYLMSRELCVIGEKQRASHYIEAAYARIKDASHEVFQLKIGIVHDLYLTNAPQRFQQIDEKLRKLEEKNEYHEVKELSHFAAKYCEKQALYEQSVFYLNKSLEADLHMKRMGLI from the coding sequence ATGAGCAAGATTCCTGTTGCGGAATTGGCATCATTATTAAATGACTGGAACATGGAAATTAAAAAAGATCATGCAGATGAGGCAGAACGGCTATTTGCTAAAGCGAAACAAGCAGTAGAGGAAATTGATGATGCGGACATCCTTATGTACTATTCTCTTCTTGAGAAGAGGCATCACATTCTCATGTACAATTTAAGAGGTCAAAAGGGCAGTGTTTCAACGAAAAGTATGGAAGGTCTTCACGGGAAAAAAGAGGATGACTTATCTAACCGCCTTGCCTACTATTTTGATTTTTATGAAGGTGTGTATGAACAGCATCAAGGGAATTACGAGGTTGCATTGCAAATGTATCAAAGTGCTGAAAAGCTCTTAGATAAAATTCCAAGTGAGATCGAACGTGCTGATTTTGATTTTAAGGTGGCCTGGCTTTACTACCGGCTTAGTCATATCATGCTCTCATTAAGCTATATCAGGAGAGCCCTTCACGTTTATAAACGGCACAAGCATTATGAAAGAAGAACGGCACTTTCATATTCCCTCATAGCGGCGAATCAAACAGAGATCGGCCGGTATGAAGAGGCGCTTGAAAATTATCGTCTGGCGGAAGACGTTTTGACAAGCGAGCAGGATGATTTTATGCTGGCTCAGCTTCATCACAATGTGGCCATTTTATATTCATTTTGGAATAAACCGAAAGAATCAATACGTCATCTTGAAAAAGCATTGTCCCATCAAGAATATTACGAGTCGGATTTCTTTTTCCATTCTACGTATCTGATGAGCCGGGAACTCTGTGTGATTGGTGAAAAGCAGCGTGCAAGCCACTATATAGAGGCTGCGTATGCGAGAATAAAAGATGCTTCTCATGAAGTGTTTCAGCTGAAAATAGGCATCGTCCATGACCTTTACTTAACGAATGCACCACAAAGATTTCAACAAATTGATGAGAAATTAAGAAAGTTAGAAGAGAAGAATGAATATCATGAAGTAAAAGAGCTTTCACATTTTGCGGCTAAGTATTGTGAAAAGCAAGCACTTTATGAGCAGTCTGTTTTTTATTTGAACAAAAGTTTAGAAGCGGATTTACATATGAAAAGAATGGGGTTGATTTAA
- a CDS encoding YoaK family protein: MTILTAHSFRNIALIFLCLAAGIVDVIGYLSLGHVFTANMTGNIVLLGIAAGSSLQLTALHSITALSGFVLGVLLAVVIGGNHEKTFWPKAVTRIFIIEVLILLLFALMTIFPYTQGAYFMLIILLSMAMGLQTAAARKLNVAGISTTVLTNTLANLFEDLAQRISHREKRTAPIQPVSFMRIGSIVFYCLGAALAAYTDAFDPFIIIWLPISILGVIVITAAFKHFHQLK; the protein is encoded by the coding sequence ATGACCATTTTGACCGCACATTCATTTCGAAATATAGCACTTATTTTCTTGTGCCTTGCAGCAGGTATTGTGGATGTGATTGGCTATTTGAGCTTAGGGCATGTATTTACAGCCAATATGACAGGTAATATTGTGCTACTTGGCATTGCAGCAGGAAGCTCCTTGCAGCTTACTGCCCTTCATTCCATCACCGCACTGAGTGGATTTGTTTTAGGGGTTTTACTTGCTGTTGTGATAGGCGGAAATCATGAGAAAACGTTTTGGCCAAAAGCCGTTACACGTATCTTTATCATAGAAGTCCTGATACTGCTTCTATTTGCTCTCATGACCATTTTCCCTTATACACAAGGTGCTTATTTTATGCTCATTATCCTTTTAAGCATGGCCATGGGCCTGCAGACAGCGGCCGCCCGCAAATTAAATGTGGCTGGCATTTCCACAACGGTTCTAACGAATACACTCGCCAACCTATTTGAGGATTTGGCTCAGCGCATTTCACATCGGGAAAAAAGAACAGCTCCCATTCAGCCTGTCAGTTTCATGCGAATAGGCTCTATTGTCTTTTACTGCCTAGGTGCTGCATTAGCGGCATACACAGATGCATTCGATCCGTTTATCATCATTTGGCTGCCTATCTCTATCCTAGGGGTCATTGTGATCACTGCTGCATTCAAGCACTTTCATCAATTGAAATAG
- a CDS encoding DNA ligase D, whose protein sequence is MKPMRLTAAHDVPTGADWVYELKYDGFRVILTWDQNEIHLESRAGKRLNEQFPEVIEQCEKLRDQFALFLPLTFDGELVFLLDEQQSDFARVQQRGRLKNKEAIKQQAERFPCHLIAFDLLRCKGQSLIDLPLIERKKQLQQVFQAAKLPPSVQLEHPSLLQLIHTDTNPENMKKLMTTYLAEGLVAKKGTSKWHDNTRSKEWLKVKNWRYVSVIVTHFDKENGYFQGCIYQDHQLTEVVQFKHGFSKEEEQTLRTLFQTKGKQAGASGYEIPPSIVASIACISFDGSALREPRFSSFLLDTDPATCTFQQMLKQLYPLPAVIDITHPEKPIVPALHLNKADYLLYLRQAAPYLLPFLRERRLTLIRFPHGAGDEFFYQKSTPDYAPDYVLTDQADDIAYTVCNDPQTLLWLGNQLAMEFHIPFETRDTNRPVEIVFDLDPPSVNEFHLAIEAAKRIKTLLDGLFLTAFIKTSGGKGLQVYIPLKKNAFTYEETRTFTAFICQFLCEQAPELFTLERLKKKRGNRLYLDYIQHDAGKTIIAPYSPRGNELGLVATPLEWDELHQDGLHPSLFTMPAVIERLKEKGDPFRRMRHLANDDTFRQVLHRLEDIIPAHKMDIRGH, encoded by the coding sequence ATGAAACCTATGCGATTAACGGCTGCACATGATGTTCCTACCGGTGCAGACTGGGTGTATGAATTAAAATATGACGGCTTTCGAGTCATTCTGACGTGGGATCAAAACGAGATTCATTTAGAAAGCAGAGCCGGAAAACGATTAAATGAACAGTTTCCTGAGGTGATTGAACAGTGCGAAAAATTAAGGGATCAGTTTGCTCTTTTTTTACCTCTGACGTTTGACGGGGAATTGGTCTTTTTACTGGATGAACAGCAAAGCGATTTTGCGAGGGTTCAGCAAAGAGGCAGGCTGAAAAACAAAGAGGCGATTAAGCAACAGGCTGAGCGGTTTCCATGTCATTTGATCGCATTTGATCTATTAAGATGCAAAGGGCAATCTCTAATTGATTTACCGTTGATAGAAAGGAAAAAACAGTTACAGCAAGTTTTCCAAGCAGCAAAACTTCCGCCATCTGTACAGCTTGAACACCCTTCCCTTCTTCAACTCATTCATACAGACACAAATCCTGAAAATATGAAAAAGCTGATGACGACGTATTTAGCAGAAGGACTCGTTGCGAAAAAAGGAACGAGTAAATGGCACGACAATACCCGGTCAAAAGAATGGTTGAAAGTCAAAAACTGGCGATATGTCTCTGTCATAGTGACTCATTTTGATAAAGAAAATGGCTACTTTCAAGGCTGTATTTATCAAGATCATCAACTCACTGAGGTTGTCCAATTCAAGCATGGATTTTCTAAAGAAGAAGAACAAACGCTTCGTACGCTCTTTCAAACAAAAGGCAAGCAGGCAGGGGCATCAGGATATGAAATCCCACCTTCTATCGTCGCGAGCATTGCTTGTATCTCCTTTGATGGATCCGCCTTAAGAGAGCCGCGTTTTTCTTCCTTTTTACTAGATACTGATCCAGCGACGTGTACGTTTCAGCAAATGCTCAAACAGCTGTATCCGCTCCCTGCTGTGATTGACATCACTCATCCCGAAAAACCGATTGTGCCAGCTCTTCATCTGAACAAGGCAGATTACTTACTTTATTTGAGACAAGCAGCTCCCTATCTCTTGCCCTTTTTACGTGAAAGACGGCTGACTTTAATTCGGTTTCCTCATGGCGCCGGGGATGAATTCTTTTATCAAAAGTCGACACCTGATTATGCGCCAGATTATGTGTTGACCGATCAAGCTGATGATATTGCTTACACGGTCTGTAATGACCCTCAGACGCTTCTTTGGCTTGGCAACCAGCTTGCAATGGAATTTCATATTCCTTTTGAAACAAGGGATACGAACCGGCCGGTCGAAATCGTCTTTGATTTAGACCCGCCGTCTGTTAACGAGTTTCATCTAGCCATAGAAGCTGCCAAGCGAATCAAAACGCTTTTAGACGGCCTCTTTCTCACAGCCTTTATTAAAACAAGCGGTGGTAAAGGACTACAAGTGTATATTCCATTAAAGAAAAATGCCTTCACATACGAAGAAACGAGAACATTTACCGCGTTTATATGCCAATTTTTATGTGAACAAGCCCCTGAGCTATTTACTCTGGAACGTCTTAAGAAAAAACGCGGCAATCGCTTGTATTTAGACTATATTCAGCACGATGCTGGAAAAACAATCATTGCGCCCTATTCACCAAGAGGAAATGAGCTTGGACTTGTAGCGACACCGCTTGAATGGGACGAACTTCATCAAGATGGACTTCATCCTTCTTTGTTTACCATGCCAGCTGTGATAGAGCGTCTAAAGGAAAAAGGCGATCCATTCCGACGCATGAGGCACCTTGCAAATGATGACACTTTCAGACAAGTTTTGCACCGGCTTGAGGACATTATCCCGGCACATAAGATGGACATACGCGGTCATTAA